The Hyphomicrobium sp. MC1 genome window below encodes:
- a CDS encoding helicase-related protein — MASDLEARIRNVTAVLGPTNTGKTHLAIERMLGHESGMIGLPLRLLAREVYDRIKQRVGADKVALITGEEKIKPERARYWVSTVEAMPRDIDVDFLAIDEIQLCGDPERGHVFTDRLLHARGRSETLLLGAQTMRDAISDLIPGANFISRPRLSKLTYSGEKKITRLPARSAIVAFSAQEVYALAELIRRQRGGAAVVLGALSPRTRNAQVALYQSGDVEFLVATDAIGMGLNLDVDHVAFSALRKFDGYNHRNLTPGEIGQIAGRAGRHMNDGTFGVTGGAEALDADMVERLETHSFDSIRTLQWRNRNLDFSTLDALHASLRELPREQRLTRARTADDVAALEALSSDREIADIASSRPRVELLWEVCQLPDYRKISGQSHAELVSNFYRYLATGENRIPEDWFSKQVALADRTDGDIDTLATRIAHIRTWTFVANRPDWLKDPAHWQERTRAIEDSLSDALHERLTQRFVDRRTSALMKGMRDKDELTADIADDGAITVENHFVGKLKGFRFTLDSAADGIHEKATRQAAMQVVTRELGMRARRVAAAQNDAFKLARNGMIIWRDDEIAKLEPAEDPLQPSVTLIADETMSESDREKVQARIKTWVDDTIADKLKPLVEMSKSAELQGLARGIAFQLKEGLGALKRETVADDINALDQAARAELRKYGLRFGAFNIFFPIMLKPAPADLAATLWLLKHPSENGVVPQLPRPGLTSVVVDPATPEALYRAHGFHVCGPRAIRLDILERLADLIRPLLAWRSGPGKTDAPKGSTGDGGFRATDDMMSILGCSAEELGEVLKALGFRLERRPIAVEAAPAASVAEPEAAPSAAEASTEPEREVAATPAEVGAEALVETPPAAAEAPSVAEAVASADAGSDAAAATAPDASAVSAPASEEPKFEEIWRPRRHQRPERRDGQRRDGQQRRDGGHGRHRHGNRHQQPQATVTGEGATAAPAADASGAPQGGEQRSDRQHDRNRHSDRRDNRQRFEGRNNDDRRNDRRDEGGRPRRDDDRKGRRDDGRRREDRRSPQVITAAPPKSAGGDASSPFAALAALKAQMEKRSEGSGST; from the coding sequence ATGGCAAGTGATCTGGAAGCCCGCATCCGAAACGTGACGGCGGTGCTCGGACCCACCAATACCGGTAAGACGCACCTCGCCATCGAGCGGATGCTGGGCCACGAAAGTGGCATGATCGGCCTGCCGCTGCGCCTGCTCGCGCGCGAGGTCTATGATCGCATCAAGCAGCGCGTGGGCGCGGACAAGGTCGCCCTCATTACCGGTGAAGAAAAAATCAAGCCGGAGCGCGCCCGTTATTGGGTGTCGACCGTTGAAGCGATGCCGCGCGACATCGATGTCGATTTCCTGGCGATTGACGAAATCCAGCTTTGCGGCGATCCCGAGCGCGGTCACGTCTTCACCGACCGGCTGCTGCATGCGCGCGGCCGCTCCGAGACGTTGCTGCTCGGTGCCCAGACGATGCGCGACGCCATCTCGGATCTCATCCCCGGCGCCAACTTCATCTCGCGCCCGCGCCTGTCGAAGCTGACCTACAGCGGCGAAAAGAAAATCACCCGCCTGCCTGCACGCTCGGCAATCGTCGCGTTTTCGGCTCAGGAAGTTTATGCGCTCGCCGAATTGATCCGTCGCCAGCGCGGCGGTGCGGCTGTCGTGCTTGGTGCGCTCTCACCGCGCACGCGCAATGCCCAGGTCGCGCTTTATCAATCAGGCGATGTTGAATTCCTGGTTGCGACCGACGCCATCGGCATGGGCCTCAACCTTGATGTAGACCACGTGGCGTTCTCTGCGCTTCGCAAGTTCGACGGCTACAATCATCGCAATCTGACGCCGGGCGAGATTGGTCAGATCGCCGGTCGTGCCGGCCGCCACATGAATGATGGCACGTTTGGCGTCACGGGCGGCGCCGAGGCGCTCGATGCCGACATGGTGGAACGTCTCGAAACCCATAGCTTCGATAGCATCCGCACGTTGCAATGGCGCAACCGCAATCTCGATTTCTCGACGCTCGATGCGCTGCATGCGTCGCTTCGCGAGCTGCCGCGCGAGCAGCGTCTGACACGCGCCCGCACCGCCGACGATGTGGCAGCACTCGAAGCCTTGTCCTCGGATCGCGAAATCGCGGACATCGCCTCTTCACGCCCGCGCGTCGAGCTACTGTGGGAAGTCTGCCAGCTTCCCGACTATCGCAAGATTTCCGGTCAAAGCCACGCCGAGCTCGTCTCAAACTTTTACCGGTATCTGGCGACCGGCGAAAATCGCATCCCCGAAGACTGGTTCTCCAAGCAGGTTGCTTTGGCGGATCGGACGGATGGTGATATCGACACGCTCGCGACCCGCATCGCGCACATTCGCACCTGGACCTTCGTCGCAAATCGTCCCGATTGGCTGAAGGATCCGGCGCATTGGCAAGAGCGGACGCGCGCCATTGAAGATAGTCTCTCCGACGCCTTGCACGAACGTCTGACGCAGAGGTTTGTGGATCGCCGGACCAGCGCTCTGATGAAAGGCATGCGGGACAAAGACGAACTGACGGCCGACATCGCCGATGACGGCGCCATCACGGTCGAAAACCACTTCGTGGGCAAGCTGAAGGGTTTCCGCTTCACGCTCGATTCCGCCGCTGACGGCATTCACGAGAAGGCGACGCGCCAGGCGGCGATGCAAGTCGTGACGCGTGAGCTGGGGATGCGGGCGCGTCGCGTTGCGGCGGCGCAGAACGATGCGTTCAAGCTCGCGCGCAACGGCATGATCATCTGGCGCGACGACGAGATTGCCAAGCTCGAACCCGCCGAAGATCCGCTGCAGCCGTCCGTTACGCTCATTGCCGACGAGACGATGAGCGAGTCCGATCGTGAGAAGGTTCAGGCCCGCATCAAGACCTGGGTCGACGACACGATTGCCGATAAGCTGAAACCGCTCGTCGAAATGTCGAAAAGCGCCGAGCTTCAAGGCTTGGCGCGCGGCATCGCTTTTCAGTTGAAGGAAGGCCTCGGTGCCCTGAAGCGCGAGACGGTCGCCGACGACATCAACGCGCTCGACCAGGCGGCGCGCGCCGAGTTGCGTAAGTACGGCTTGCGGTTTGGCGCTTTCAACATCTTCTTCCCGATCATGTTGAAGCCTGCTCCAGCCGACCTTGCGGCGACGCTGTGGCTTCTGAAGCATCCGTCCGAAAACGGTGTCGTGCCGCAATTGCCCCGGCCCGGCCTGACGTCGGTCGTAGTCGATCCTGCGACGCCCGAAGCGCTCTATCGCGCGCACGGCTTCCACGTCTGCGGCCCGCGCGCCATTCGTCTCGATATTCTTGAGCGTCTGGCCGATTTGATCCGTCCGCTGCTCGCATGGCGCTCCGGTCCCGGCAAGACGGACGCCCCCAAAGGCTCGACGGGCGATGGCGGTTTCCGTGCCACCGACGACATGATGTCGATCCTCGGATGCTCGGCCGAAGAGCTTGGTGAAGTGTTGAAAGCCCTCGGCTTCCGCCTCGAACGCCGCCCGATCGCGGTTGAAGCTGCGCCTGCGGCTTCAGTCGCCGAGCCGGAAGCAGCTCCGTCGGCAGCTGAAGCTTCGACGGAACCCGAGAGGGAAGTCGCCGCGACCCCGGCAGAGGTCGGCGCCGAAGCGCTAGTTGAAACGCCGCCGGCAGCTGCGGAGGCTCCGTCCGTGGCGGAAGCAGTCGCTTCCGCGGATGCGGGTTCCGATGCAGCCGCTGCTACTGCTCCCGATGCGTCCGCGGTGTCGGCTCCGGCGTCGGAAGAACCCAAGTTCGAAGAGATCTGGCGCCCACGCCGTCATCAGCGTCCCGAACGCCGTGATGGACAGCGTCGCGACGGACAACAGCGCCGCGACGGTGGTCACGGACGACATCGCCACGGCAACCGTCATCAACAGCCGCAGGCAACCGTCACAGGCGAAGGTGCAACCGCCGCGCCCGCCGCAGACGCCTCGGGTGCGCCGCAGGGCGGCGAGCAACGCTCCGACCGTCAGCATGATCGCAACCGCCACTCCGACCGGCGCGATAATCGCCAGCGGTTCGAAGGCCGCAACAACGACGACCGCCGCAATGATCGCAGGGATGAGGGTGGCCGCCCTCGTCGCGACGATGATCGTAAGGGACGCCGTGACGATGGCCGCCGCCGTGAAGACCGGCGTTCACCGCAGGTGATCACGGCCGCGCCGCCAAAGTCGGCTGGTGGCGATGCCTCATCGCCGTTCGCGGCGCTGGCGGCGCTCAAGGCTCAAATGGAGAAACGGAGCGAAGGCTCCGGATCGACCTGA
- a CDS encoding DUF3108 domain-containing protein produces MAISGAGARRRGAFCSLFAVAAATFPLESASAIGPNWPTEVVATYKLAFAGFDVGAYQFNAHFNNGTYDAQAHAKVSAFFGAFKWAGNFSGKGALEPSGLRPAAFEMSYKKKKKFVSVKIGFAGRAVTAVALVPNKPPSPDTIKLKPENLKNVFDPMAAMISISDANPSDACNRVIPVFDGKARYDLHFTFKGREPLTERRPSGQPKELIVCRVKYVPIAGHKPKDFTDPWIDYNNIEFALRAVPRAGIYVPYRVTIPSPIGNAVMTANTINITSANNQQIALTQ; encoded by the coding sequence ATGGCGATATCGGGAGCCGGTGCGCGGAGGCGGGGCGCCTTCTGCAGCCTTTTCGCGGTTGCCGCTGCCACTTTTCCGCTCGAGAGCGCCTCGGCCATTGGTCCCAATTGGCCGACGGAGGTGGTTGCCACCTATAAGCTTGCCTTCGCCGGCTTCGACGTCGGGGCCTACCAATTCAACGCCCATTTCAATAACGGGACCTACGACGCCCAAGCACACGCCAAAGTTTCGGCATTTTTCGGCGCGTTTAAATGGGCAGGCAATTTCTCCGGCAAAGGAGCGCTGGAGCCCTCGGGCCTTCGCCCCGCGGCCTTCGAAATGAGTTACAAAAAGAAGAAAAAATTTGTCTCCGTCAAAATTGGCTTCGCCGGGCGCGCGGTGACCGCCGTCGCCCTGGTTCCCAATAAGCCCCCCTCACCGGATACGATCAAGCTGAAGCCCGAAAATTTGAAGAATGTATTCGATCCGATGGCGGCTATGATCTCGATATCCGACGCCAACCCCTCCGACGCCTGCAACCGGGTAATTCCGGTATTCGACGGCAAGGCACGCTATGATTTGCACTTCACTTTCAAAGGTCGCGAGCCCCTCACCGAGCGCCGTCCGTCCGGCCAGCCCAAGGAGCTTATCGTGTGCCGGGTCAAATATGTGCCTATTGCCGGCCATAAGCCGAAAGATTTCACCGATCCCTGGATCGACTACAATAATATCGAATTTGCGCTCAGGGCCGTGCCGAGGGCCGGAATCTACGTTCCCTACCGGGTCACGATCCCTTCCCCCATCGGCAACGCCGTCATGACCGCTAATACAATTAACATCACCTCGGCAAACAACCAGCAGATCGCGCTGACGCAGTAA
- the rpmB gene encoding 50S ribosomal protein L28, giving the protein MTRRCELTGTLPLSGQLRSHAENKTKRKFRPNLCNVTLMSDLLGRKVRLRVSARALKSVEHRGGLDAFLLKASNDELSQTCLKLKREIQKVQAAAKAA; this is encoded by the coding sequence ATGACCAGGCGCTGCGAGCTGACGGGGACGCTGCCCCTCTCGGGCCAACTCAGGAGCCACGCCGAAAACAAGACGAAGCGCAAGTTTCGTCCGAACCTGTGCAATGTCACGCTGATGAGCGACCTGCTCGGCCGTAAGGTCCGTCTGCGCGTGTCGGCACGGGCGCTGAAGTCGGTCGAGCACCGCGGTGGCCTCGACGCCTTCCTGCTGAAGGCGAGCAACGATGAGCTGTCGCAGACCTGTCTGAAGCTCAAGCGCGAGATTCAGAAGGTGCAGGCAGCCGCCAAGGCCGCCTAA
- a CDS encoding esterase-like activity of phytase family protein, giving the protein MASIFLRRFAVAIAVLSVSASFVLADEKPDISSLKSAPITVEAQPISTFSRTGEDRSLGKLKFVGGLVLTSPSPYFGGWSGLLLSDDAKSLLALSDTGVWMTGNLTYAGIRPSGIVDARLGPLLEKSGRPIQRARDRDSESIALEGDTFQNGSVLIGFEGHHRIERFRLGPKNIQATGIALKIPAAATHMDQNKGFEALTILKGGPYKGWPIAFSERLYDPARNHTGWVWTKAGPQTFHLKNVGDFDITDVASLDDGTIFVLERRFRWLEGVKMRLVRIAPDALAPGRTIEGETLIDADMADNIDNMEGLAATRLKSGEVLLTMISDDNFNHVIQRTVLLQFLLQESRQAKARLPN; this is encoded by the coding sequence GTGGCGTCGATTTTTCTCCGACGATTTGCAGTCGCGATCGCCGTTTTAAGCGTTAGCGCGAGTTTTGTTCTGGCAGACGAGAAGCCAGATATCTCCTCGCTGAAGTCTGCACCGATCACTGTCGAAGCTCAGCCGATTTCTACGTTTTCCCGCACCGGGGAGGATCGTTCGCTCGGCAAATTGAAGTTCGTGGGCGGCCTCGTCCTGACGTCGCCGTCACCCTATTTCGGCGGCTGGTCGGGCCTGTTGCTGAGCGACGATGCGAAATCTCTTCTCGCCCTGTCCGATACCGGCGTCTGGATGACGGGCAATCTGACCTATGCAGGAATCCGCCCCTCCGGCATCGTGGACGCGCGACTGGGGCCGCTGTTGGAAAAATCCGGCCGCCCCATCCAGCGCGCCCGCGATCGCGATTCTGAATCGATCGCGCTCGAAGGTGACACCTTTCAGAATGGCTCGGTCCTCATTGGGTTCGAGGGCCATCATCGCATCGAACGCTTCAGGCTCGGCCCGAAAAATATTCAGGCGACCGGCATCGCCCTCAAGATCCCTGCCGCGGCCACGCACATGGACCAGAACAAAGGCTTCGAAGCGCTCACGATCTTGAAGGGCGGCCCGTACAAAGGCTGGCCGATTGCATTTTCGGAGCGGCTTTATGATCCGGCGCGCAATCATACCGGCTGGGTCTGGACCAAAGCTGGACCACAGACCTTCCATCTGAAAAACGTCGGCGACTTCGACATCACCGACGTTGCCAGCCTCGATGACGGCACGATCTTCGTTTTGGAGCGCCGCTTCCGCTGGCTAGAAGGCGTCAAGATGCGCCTCGTGCGCATCGCGCCCGACGCTCTCGCTCCAGGACGCACGATCGAGGGCGAAACCCTCATCGACGCCGACATGGCTGATAATATTGACAACATGGAAGGTTTAGCAGCCACACGGCTGAAGTCCGGAGAGGTGCTGCTCACCATGATCTCGGATGACAACTTCAATCACGTCATCCAGCGCACAGTGCTGCTGCAGTTTCTGTTGCAAGAATCCAGGCAAGCGAAAGCCCGGCTGCCGAACTAG
- the cobT gene encoding cobaltochelatase subunit CobT: MTSPTKRREAPSEPLKRVLGPAVRAIAGDGEVEVDFGPGKGDVSGKAVHLPDLPRAPSAKDVALARGWADSLALRIGCHDAKVHRRIAPPAGPARAVFEAAERARVEGLGSARMPGMAANLTARLEDHYSHGRFRSVATRAEAPLEDALALLIRERLTGQAPPASTKGLVDVWRSVIESRGGKLLNKLESLSENQEQFGRQIRDLLKILEMAEQSDEPQPNDDEEENDEGSAEGGSEDSDEQSEDATDGQDQESEEKLSEGDLSETEETMEQGSTEPQDLDDGEMNDEETPAPWRPNMTVLDNPEAFGYKVFTRAYDEEVSAEELSTPEELERLRAFLDKELKTLSAAVAKLANKLQRRLLAQQNRGWDFDLEEGQLDAARLTRIITDPTGALSFKRERDTDFRDTVVTLLLDNSGSMRGRPIMVAACCADILARTLERCGVKVEILGFTTKAWKGGQSREEWLAAGKPPAPGRLNDLRHIIYKTADAPWRRAKNSLALMMREGLLKENIDGEALAWAHARLVNRPEQRRILMMISDGAPVDDSTLSVNSGSYLEQHLRQVIHEIENHSPVELIAIGIGHDVTRYYQRAVTITDASELAGAMTEKLVELFDEHHEADKAAATRRKHARVH; encoded by the coding sequence ATGACGTCTCCAACCAAACGCCGGGAAGCGCCGTCCGAGCCGCTGAAACGCGTCCTCGGGCCGGCCGTGCGCGCCATCGCGGGTGATGGCGAAGTCGAAGTCGATTTCGGCCCCGGCAAGGGCGACGTGTCGGGCAAGGCCGTGCACCTGCCGGACTTGCCGCGTGCTCCATCCGCGAAAGACGTCGCGTTGGCGCGTGGCTGGGCCGATAGTCTTGCGCTGCGTATCGGCTGTCATGACGCCAAGGTTCATCGCCGCATCGCGCCGCCTGCCGGTCCCGCCCGTGCCGTCTTCGAAGCCGCCGAGCGCGCTCGCGTCGAAGGTTTGGGTTCTGCCCGCATGCCCGGCATGGCAGCCAATCTCACGGCCCGCCTCGAAGATCACTACAGTCATGGCCGCTTCCGGTCCGTTGCGACGCGCGCCGAGGCTCCGCTCGAAGACGCGCTTGCGTTGCTGATCCGTGAGCGGCTCACCGGGCAGGCTCCGCCCGCATCGACAAAGGGCCTCGTTGATGTCTGGCGCTCGGTGATTGAATCGCGCGGTGGCAAGCTTCTGAACAAGCTCGAAAGCCTGTCGGAAAATCAGGAACAGTTCGGCCGCCAGATTCGCGATCTGCTGAAGATTCTCGAAATGGCCGAGCAGAGCGACGAGCCGCAGCCGAACGACGACGAGGAAGAAAACGACGAAGGTTCGGCCGAAGGCGGCTCGGAAGATTCCGACGAGCAAAGCGAGGACGCGACCGACGGTCAGGATCAGGAAAGCGAGGAGAAGCTTTCCGAAGGTGATCTCTCCGAGACCGAGGAAACGATGGAACAGGGGTCGACCGAACCCCAAGACCTCGACGACGGCGAGATGAACGACGAAGAAACGCCTGCGCCGTGGCGTCCAAACATGACGGTCCTCGATAACCCCGAGGCCTTCGGCTACAAGGTCTTCACGCGCGCCTATGACGAAGAGGTCAGCGCCGAAGAGCTTTCGACGCCGGAAGAATTAGAGCGCCTGCGTGCCTTTCTCGACAAAGAGCTGAAAACGCTTTCAGCTGCCGTCGCCAAGCTTGCCAATAAGCTGCAGCGCCGTCTCTTGGCGCAACAAAATCGCGGCTGGGATTTCGATCTCGAAGAAGGCCAGCTCGACGCTGCGCGCTTGACGCGCATCATCACCGATCCGACCGGCGCGCTGTCATTCAAGCGTGAGCGCGACACTGATTTCCGCGATACCGTCGTGACGCTGCTGCTCGACAATTCCGGCTCGATGCGCGGCCGGCCGATCATGGTCGCAGCTTGCTGCGCCGACATTCTTGCGCGCACACTGGAGCGTTGCGGCGTCAAGGTTGAGATCCTGGGTTTCACCACCAAAGCTTGGAAGGGCGGACAATCGCGCGAGGAGTGGCTGGCGGCAGGCAAGCCGCCCGCGCCGGGCCGCCTCAACGATCTTCGCCACATCATCTACAAGACGGCGGATGCCCCGTGGCGACGCGCCAAAAACTCCCTCGCCTTGATGATGCGTGAAGGTCTTCTGAAGGAAAATATCGACGGCGAAGCATTGGCCTGGGCGCATGCTCGCCTTGTTAATCGGCCCGAGCAGCGCCGCATTCTGATGATGATCTCCGACGGCGCGCCGGTCGACGACTCGACGCTCTCGGTGAACTCAGGCAGCTACCTCGAACAACACTTGCGCCAAGTGATCCACGAGATTGAAAATCATTCGCCGGTCGAATTGATCGCCATCGGCATCGGTCATGACGTGACGCGCTATTATCAGCGCGCCGTCACCATTACCGATGCGTCGGAACTGGCCGGCGCGATGACGGAAAAACTCGTCGAGCTGTTCGATGAGCACCACGAAGCCGACAAGGCGGCCGCGACACGCCGCAAGCACGCGCGCGTTCATTGA
- the cobS gene encoding cobaltochelatase subunit CobS, whose protein sequence is MRTSTSANGAAAANLPDMKLSVRQVFGIDSDLEVPAYSKPEDHVPEIDPDYLFNRDVTLAILAGFKHNRRVMIQGYHGTGKSTHIEQVAARLNWPCVRVNLDSHVSRIDLVGKDAIVLKDGKQVTEFKEGILPWALQNNIALVFDEYDAGRPDVMFVIQRVLEVSGKLTLLDQSKVIRPHPAFRLFATTNTIGLGDTSGLYHGTQQINQGQMDRWSIVATLNYLPHDDEARIVLSKVKSFAKTDAKRKQVSHMVRVADLTRSAFINGDLSTVMSPRTVITWAENADIFGDIGFAFRVTFLNKCDDLEKPLVAEFYQRCFGEELPESTANVALS, encoded by the coding sequence ATGCGCACGTCTACAAGCGCGAACGGCGCGGCTGCCGCCAATCTACCGGACATGAAGCTGTCCGTTCGCCAAGTTTTCGGGATCGATAGCGATCTTGAGGTGCCGGCCTATTCAAAGCCGGAAGACCATGTCCCGGAAATCGATCCGGATTATTTGTTCAATCGTGATGTCACCCTCGCGATCCTGGCGGGCTTCAAGCACAACCGCCGTGTGATGATCCAAGGCTATCACGGCACCGGCAAATCAACTCACATTGAGCAGGTCGCGGCGCGCCTCAACTGGCCGTGCGTGCGCGTCAACCTCGACAGCCACGTCTCGCGCATCGATCTCGTCGGCAAGGACGCCATTGTCCTGAAAGACGGTAAGCAGGTGACGGAATTCAAGGAAGGCATCCTTCCCTGGGCGCTGCAGAACAATATCGCGCTCGTGTTCGACGAATATGATGCCGGCCGCCCCGACGTCATGTTCGTCATCCAGCGCGTGCTCGAAGTCTCCGGCAAGCTGACATTGCTCGATCAGTCGAAGGTCATTCGTCCGCATCCGGCTTTCCGTCTGTTCGCGACGACGAACACGATCGGTCTGGGCGACACGTCGGGCCTCTATCACGGCACACAGCAGATCAACCAGGGCCAGATGGATCGCTGGTCGATCGTCGCCACGTTGAACTATCTTCCGCACGATGACGAAGCCCGGATCGTGCTGTCGAAGGTCAAGTCGTTCGCGAAGACGGATGCCAAGCGCAAACAAGTCTCGCACATGGTTCGCGTCGCGGACCTGACGCGTTCGGCCTTCATCAACGGCGATCTGTCCACCGTGATGAGCCCGCGTACGGTCATCACCTGGGCCGAGAACGCCGACATCTTCGGCGACATCGGCTTTGCATTCCGCGTCACCTTCCTGAACAAGTGCGATGATCTCGAAAAGCCGCTCGTTGCGGAATTCTATCAGCGCTGCTTCGGCGAAGAGCTTCCAGAAAGCACGGCCAACGTCGCGCTGAGCTAA
- a CDS encoding J domain-containing protein, with protein MKLESKYFDSIRVSSKRQTSAKKETHAPVCQWKGCDKPGVHRAPKGRGRDGEYFQFCVDHVRQYNQDYNYFDGMSDAEVSNFRKDAMTGHRPTWKTGANAWAHGTRDGSQDADAAARVKAGTQRMNRKVRSSRTATAPTFQRQLKPLERKSLKVMDLGEDASREDIKSRFKELVKIHHPDANGGDSRSEEKLREILQAYNYLKQSGLV; from the coding sequence ATGAAACTGGAATCAAAATACTTCGATAGCATCCGCGTCTCTTCGAAGCGCCAGACGAGCGCCAAGAAGGAAACGCACGCGCCCGTGTGTCAGTGGAAAGGTTGCGACAAGCCCGGCGTACATAGGGCGCCAAAGGGCCGAGGCCGCGACGGCGAATATTTCCAGTTCTGCGTGGATCATGTCCGCCAGTACAATCAGGACTACAACTATTTCGACGGCATGAGCGACGCCGAGGTCAGCAATTTCCGCAAAGATGCCATGACCGGCCATCGCCCGACCTGGAAGACCGGCGCCAACGCCTGGGCCCACGGCACGCGCGATGGCTCGCAAGACGCCGACGCCGCCGCCCGCGTCAAGGCAGGCACGCAGCGCATGAACCGCAAGGTTCGCTCGTCTCGGACAGCCACGGCGCCGACGTTTCAACGCCAGTTGAAGCCGCTTGAGCGCAAGTCACTCAAAGTCATGGATCTCGGCGAAGATGCCAGCCGTGAAGATATCAAGTCGCGCTTCAAGGAGCTGGTGAAAATTCACCATCCTGATGCGAACGGCGGCGATAGCAGGTCTGAGGAAAAGTTGCGTGAAATCCTCCAAGCCTATAACTATTTAAAGCAATCTGGCCTGGTCTAA
- a CDS encoding BolA family transcriptional regulator: MSVTGRLREKLMIALKPTRLDIINESELHASHRNSPGTDESHFRILVVSEAFSGKSRIERHRLVNDLLKDELAGGVHALALSTIAPGEALPKTAASHD; the protein is encoded by the coding sequence ATGTCCGTTACAGGCCGACTTCGCGAAAAGCTTATGATCGCGCTCAAACCGACACGGCTTGACATCATCAACGAGTCCGAGTTGCACGCGAGCCATCGCAATTCTCCGGGCACGGACGAGAGCCATTTTAGAATTCTTGTCGTTTCCGAGGCATTTTCCGGCAAGTCGCGCATCGAGCGGCATCGCCTTGTGAATGATCTGCTCAAAGACGAACTTGCCGGCGGCGTGCACGCGCTTGCACTTTCAACAATCGCGCCGGGCGAAGCGCTCCCCAAAACGGCTGCCTCACACGATTGA
- a CDS encoding HlyC/CorC family transporter codes for MTVIISFLAILLLIVLSAFFNVSETALTAASRARMHALEEDGNVPAALVNKVLSRPEKMIGTVLLGNTLVDVLAAALASNIAVHLYGQVGVAYATAIITVLIVIFAAVLPKTYALAYADRVALVVAPPMQGLIYVLTPFTKAIEFIVRHILILTPGKADDAANILAAHEEIRGTIDLQAKEGTVAKGDAEMLGGVLDLRDLQVADIMVHRTKMETIDIDEPPAKILDQLMRSQYTRVPLWKDEPENIVGVLHTKDLLLALSRDGWDPDKLDIMKSASEPWFVPDTTTLKDQLNQFLKKKIQMALVVDEYGEVQGLITLEDILEEIVGQITDEHDNPDSHIRMQSDGTVNVDGTVAIRDLNRHLDWDLPDDEATTVAGLVIHEAQTIPEPGQVFTFHGYRFEILRKSRNRIMAMRIKPIASATPPNSGSAATRQSG; via the coding sequence ATGACTGTAATCATAAGCTTTCTCGCAATCCTTTTGCTGATTGTTCTGTCGGCGTTTTTCAACGTCAGCGAGACCGCACTGACGGCAGCGTCGCGGGCACGCATGCATGCGCTGGAAGAAGACGGCAACGTTCCGGCCGCCCTCGTCAATAAGGTGCTGTCGCGCCCCGAAAAGATGATCGGCACAGTCCTGCTCGGCAATACGCTCGTCGACGTGCTGGCTGCAGCCCTTGCCTCCAACATCGCCGTGCATCTTTACGGCCAGGTCGGCGTCGCCTACGCGACAGCCATCATCACGGTCCTGATCGTGATCTTTGCTGCCGTGCTTCCGAAGACCTACGCGCTCGCATATGCCGATCGCGTCGCGCTTGTCGTTGCGCCGCCCATGCAGGGCCTGATCTACGTCCTGACGCCCTTCACCAAAGCCATCGAATTCATCGTTCGCCACATCCTGATCCTGACGCCAGGAAAGGCCGACGATGCTGCCAATATCCTTGCAGCCCACGAAGAAATTCGCGGCACGATTGATCTGCAGGCGAAGGAAGGCACCGTCGCCAAGGGTGACGCCGAAATGCTCGGCGGCGTTCTAGATTTGCGCGATCTGCAAGTCGCCGACATCATGGTTCACCGCACCAAGATGGAAACCATCGACATTGACGAGCCGCCAGCGAAAATTCTCGATCAGTTGATGCGTTCCCAATATACGCGTGTGCCGCTGTGGAAAGACGAGCCGGAGAATATCGTCGGCGTTCTGCACACCAAGGACCTTCTGTTGGCCCTGTCGCGCGACGGATGGGATCCCGACAAGCTCGATATCATGAAGTCAGCGTCCGAGCCTTGGTTCGTCCCGGACACCACGACGCTGAAAGACCAGCTCAACCAGTTTCTGAAAAAGAAGATCCAGATGGCCCTCGTTGTCGACGAATACGGCGAAGTGCAGGGCCTGATCACGCTCGAAGACATTCTGGAAGAGATCGTCGGCCAGATCACCGACGAGCACGACAATCCCGATAGCCATATCCGCATGCAATCGGACGGCACCGTCAACGTTGACGGCACCGTTGCAATTCGCGATCTCAATCGCCATTTAGATTGGGATCTTCCCGACGATGAAGCGACGACGGTTGCGGGTCTCGTGATCCACGAGGCGCAGACGATCCCGGAGCCAGGACAGGTGTTCACCTTCCACGGTTACAGGTTCGAGATTTTGCGTAAAAGCCGCAACCGGATCATGGCGATGCGCATCAAGCCGATCGCATCGGCAACCCCGCCGAATTCAGGCTCGGCGGCCACACGGCAGAGTGGCTGA